The Arachis hypogaea cultivar Tifrunner chromosome 14, arahy.Tifrunner.gnm2.J5K5, whole genome shotgun sequence DNA window atataaattaatattttaattattattttcatgtgaaaataTGTTGATGACGTGAGTAATCACTCTATGATAGAGAGATGAGAAACAATATAATctatatattaattatgattttctATGGTGGCTTGGCTACAAAGTAAAACAATATAATTAAAGGTGAGTGGGGCTACTTTAATTTGGTGGGGTTGGGAAGATGCATGAATTAAGGACCACAATGAATCAATGAACTACAAAACAGGGCACTCACTCCTAATTCAATCATTCACACCAACTTTACCCTCATTCTTACATGCATAAACCAAAAACAGCACGTGGAGTCCTTTCATTCGTTTTACATTTCACCTAAACTCTTAAATATCAAGCAAGACATTCTGGTAAAAAGTGCTGCCTGCTTCAGAAAATGACCTTCTATATACATGGTTGTTCATGGGATTAGCAAACTCAATcatcattaataattaattaatgtttttaTATAGGTTTCTGGTGCCACTTCGGTTTGGTCATTATTTTCCTAAAATATTACACACTGATGCCTAATCCTTTAATTTTATGTGACCTCCTGCACTTAAaagttttttgttttatattttattttcagaattttatatttaaaattttatgaagaaaaatataaaagtaactgaaaataattttttctttcaatttttcataaaattaaaaaatggcactaaaattaaacaacatagaaaattaataaataaataaataaaaacaagcaGAGAAAGatttctttatcttcttttctttcttccttcataGAATCATTATTTAATGTAGAATGgcgaaaaagatttaattaatatgtgttctaaagatatatattattaattgaaaataaatttataaaaatataaaatttaagtctctaataatatatatttattttacgtttattaagaaaaatgaaaagcttTTCTGGGCGAAAAACATTCGGTCTAATGTGAAATGATCTTAATTGTGAGAAAACGAAGTTCATATCTTACAAAATATTTGTCAAATTATGTACTTTTGGTTGTTCGTGTGCTGTTGGCTTTGGTACGAACGAAGGATCCATATTAATATAAACTGGTAGTTAACATGTTATTATATATGACATGTCAGTTATAGTGTATAATTGTACTTTTGGGATAAaaaataggaaaagtataggtaaacaatgaaaatattaaacaatgtaaacaatagatatatcggatgttcattttactagtgtatgaatggttattttaatattaaaatttagaggtTTAATTTGGAGATGTAgtatgtttttatttgattggtggttgttcatattgttcaacaaaATCATTGTCCCCCTAGCATTCCCCTAAAAAATAATCCGATACCTATATTTGTATTGTAGTAGTATTAATTAATGGAAGTTGTTGACTTGTTGTGAAGCTAGCCGAGGGTTTTAGAGGAGAGTCCCTAGATTCTAGACTCTATTGATGAATAACTAGTGGGTTAATAAtccaattttaaaatataatttcattcttaaaaataaaatatttgttaagaatatAGACGTAAAAGATTTTTATAGAAAAGTAAATGTTTATACATTTAATATCATTGAAAATATCATGatcttatttattttagaaaaagaaaaactttCTACATTTATATCTTGAACTTATATACTTATTAGTAAAATTCTTTTGAATAGTGTGATATATAGAGTGGCTAGGTAATTCGTCTTTTTGTTTTTTGGGACCGTGTGGAAAGGGTAACTTCAACCTATTAATGTACCTTTTAAGCATTGGATCCCCCTCTgatccctttttttctttttgtttcttttaatttttataactgCATGCTATGGGTTAAAAAGGATTCTCAATCCAATATCCATATGCTATATatctagaaagaaaaaaaataaataaataaaacaaagttGGACctaagtacttttttttttttgtcatgggaCCTAAGTACTTATTAGAATATCAGTATAAACCAAATTTGTCTGCTACACCTACTTGATCATTTAGCAAATTAATGTATTCTAAGCAgtagaatgattttttttttccgaaaaaaGATAGAAATCTGGTTTTTAAATAACGATGATttgtaaataataacaaaatgtaCAATATCAATTAGATTTTGGATCAATCATTTATTTGCTAGCCTTGCATATAATAATACTATATCTTTCATTTCAAAGCATATAACCCTACATTGCGATATGTGTGCCTCACATCTTGTCGtttgacaaaagaaaatggaaatgaaCAATACCATCGATTTGCATAAAAAGACAAAATAGTTGGTCATAAACAGTAGGGAATAAATTATATAAGCAAAAGCATTATGCACTAAACAAcattatagaaattaattaattattcattaGGATGTACAAAAAAATGTGTTGATCCTTTATTGGTACATTATCTTATTGGAGTTGGTAATCACAGAAGACCATTGAAAAAATCCTGATAAAACAAACTTTAGGGTCAAGGTAACCTTTATtaataaattgaaaaaggaaactAGAATTTTCCTAATGTACATCGAACTCAACTTTTGtacaattattttttgtttctctaaTTATCTATATTTGTTCTAACTTCtaacataataataattgttattaTACCTTAAAAGAGAGGTCGAATATATTAGGTTAAGTAGCATATGTTCATTTTCGTATTTCAATGCCGACACTTCCCATCTTATCTTTAATCTTTATCAACTCTATTAAATCCCGGGAAcccatgttttcttttttccttttttttttcccctcCTTGTTTCTGACTTCGAGTTCTTTCCAGTGTTTTGGCATAATCCCCTTAGCAAATTGCAAAATTATTACAAATATGAAAATACAAATGGTAGATTGTAGCACTCATTCATAAATATTTATGCATCACATAATATATTACAGATAAACATAAAAGGAGAGGTGAGAGTAACATGTCAAATTAAAGCAGAAAAGTTAAGAAACGCATTCCAGCAAAGATGTATAATTTTGGTCCCTCCTGCGGCACCTACGAATTAAAGTCCCACCCCACCTGGAGACCCCTCCGGAAGTAGTTAGTGACTTAGTGCTCTTTCTTGATAAGAGTGCTCAACTACaatgttatgttattattatcAGCTCATTATTATTAGTCATTATTAGCCGAGTAGTTAAAATTACAATGGCATTATAAAGAGCGGGCTTAGGTCAACCTCATGATTCCCATGTAAGTTAAACCAAACCTAACTACATTTTTGTATGGAAAGTTGGAAACGAGGAAAAtatatgaagaaaaagaagaaaattaaggTGATCTTAATTGCTATTCGGAGGTTGCAAGATGGCGCAGCAGAGTTATTAATATCATTACCTGGTCAACTACAGGTGTTTTTTCTCTTAAACGACTGTTATCCTCAAAGCCTAAATTATACTAACACTATTTGGTACATTAGGTAATGTATAATTTCCTGtattataagaaaataaatttgttatattttttttatctcatatcaattatttttaatattaaaagaaaaaatatacgtATAAAATGTGCACAAAAAGAATACATATTGTATTCCTTCTAgttgttttccctttctttttttggTCTAGCATTCATTGGAGTTTAGAAGATCATATCATAGCACAATGTACAAGGCAATTCCTTTTTGGACAGgtcaattttttctttcaatttttttcatgGGCTACAGGAAGACCCACTGGTCAGAGCCCCAATACAACGCTAATTTTCCATTTTGTAAAGGCGTGAGATAGGAGGACTCTATGGGCTTTAACGTATTACGCAGCCCATTAACCAAAGAGAAGTCGAAGTTAAACTTACCAATAACATATAATtaccaaaaacaaataaaaggtGTAACATATAATCCCTGTTTGGGGATGATGCATTGAGACAAAGGTAATTTTAACGTATTACGCTAATTTTCTTtcacggattagtccttaactttAACCTGACGAATTGGGAATAAcgtgggaaacaaaaaaaaaaaaaaaaaaagtaatcatTCTTGAACCGCACAACAGAGTACTCGTTTTGAACTTACTCCACTCTCCACATTGAATTCATCATTCAAGTGGAAGACTTTTCTATTTAATGATTTCCTTTATCACGTTTAACTCATCTCAACTCTCATAAGTGTGTCTTACACAGTGAGATCAGGTGGGATACACATGATTTCTCATTCGTGTAAAGTGTTGCAGTATTGATATAATTGTGTTACAGAAAAAACAAAGTTTATATGAAAAACAGCATTTTATTGTAAAACAGGAAATATGCTAGACCAAATTATAAACAAAGTTTATATGAAAAACAAACCATGAAAGAAACTTGCAGATATTTCACCAGCTAAGGCCTGAAAGAAATAAATTACAGCTTCATTAACTAAGAATGTGGtcttattaaaaagaaaatgaaataagtatGAGGTTTATAGCGACCAGTTTTAGGAAATCGTACCTTCAACGATTGACTACAGGTTTAGAATACCTTCTCTTGCGCTTCCTTGCTCTTTGGATAATCCTTTGCGCTTCTTCAGTTTCTTCCTTGGTGAAACTTCCATATAGGTCTTCCCCGTGAAAATTTAGAGTTATAGAACATTAAACTTTAGTGAAAGTTGCCGTAAAATTTCCAATAGCCAACAAATTACTTACATTGCTTTTTTATAACTACCATAACATGTATAGCATATACAGGAGTAGCACCCTACGCAAACTCCCATAACTAGATAAGGTTTTCAAATAGATCATCGTTGCTGTTACCTTCTTACTCAGCGGAAAGTGTCTCGCAATGTTTCTAAGAATCTAGATCATCtttcacacaaaaaaaaaaatctaaatctgaTTTCAGCCATTATTCCATTCATACAGGATTTTGTTGACTACTATATAACCGACTATAATATCAGAGATAAATTAATTAGGAACTAGGTGAGTAAAATATGATAATGGGACAAGGTGATATTTATTTCTGACACGAGAGTTAAATATAGATAGATGAtaatagagagaagagaaggttCAGTTCTAGTTTTACCAACCTATGTTTTCTTCAAAGCAGGAACAACTTCCAGCAGTCTCCTCAGAAGAAGAATCAATGACAATTACAGATTCTTTTCCTCCCCTTACATACTGCCATTGAAAAATAATGCTTGGAAATTGATAAAGCTTTCACAGGTATACTAAGATTCGCCGAACTAATAAGCATAATTCTTTTGCATGAAAAAGAATATTTACATCACAAGTGTCTTTATCGTGTACGTGTGTTAATATATGACTGTCATCATATGACATGGCCTATAATAGAGAGAACAGAATGATTTATGGCATGAAACAAACAATTTGGAAGTACCTTTTCAGTGTATGGCTCTTTTTGCTTCTGCTCGTCAAGACATTTATCTGAAAATGTAACTCTGGCTCTTTTTACTTGCTTCCAGATTTCCATTTCTTCTTTTGAAGCCACAGTACCATGTAAAGTATTTTTCGCTTCGctgaaatttatttattcatttatttaaaaaaaaagaagcctATGACCTTCATATCAACTAATAAGTAGATAGATTACTAATATTAACTGAAAAGTTCTCAGGTACATACATATTTGGAGGTTGAGGCCATTCCCGTTTGGTAACCTGGTTGCTTATACTCTGCAAACATCAtagcaagttttttttttttttttttttttctgaactgATTTGTTTAACAATTCAAGTAGAAGGTAATGTGTGTTAGGATTTGGATCCTCTCCATTTCCTTAGAATTAAGATTTATGGTGTCAGATTTTATAAGGAGAAAATACAATAACTACTTCTCTATAGGACTGGTGGAGTCCCGCACAGGAAATGGCAGATGGAAATAATTTTGACTTTCTCCCTTAGAACTTGGCAATGTTATGTTCTTATGGAAAAAAGGAGTTGATCCAAAATCCAGTCTGTTAACGATCAAGTCATAGATAGAGAACCTTTGTAGATAGGGTAGACTGTGCCAGATCCCTCTGATTGAAGCGTTTCAAATTGCAAGAGATTTCCTGCAAGTACAAAAACGGTTTGAGATATCCCCACAATGCAATTATATGAAGAGACTTGCTTATCAAAACCTGTGAGCTGTTACTCATTTCCATATACTACATGCCTGCATTTCCTCAGTGAATTTGGCATGGATTTCTTGTTGCAGACTTTTAAAAGAGGTTTCTATTATCTGTGGCAAGGTTGAAACTATCAAAGATACTTCCTGTAACTTCTCTTGGCTTGTAAACTTGCACAATTGTTCAGATAACAATTTTAAGTTCCCATCAATGCTTGCTTTGATCTCTTCTTGTCCTTTTATCTGGTTTAAAACGTCTCTTAGCTGAATGAACACAGATCAGTTAAGAAATAATGCAAGACAAAAGAGAAATTAGTTATTACCATTAATTGCAGTGAGTTATCGTGAACGATCAGCTTCTGCCGAATGCATTCCACTGAGTTGAAAGTGACAtttaaaattatgaatcaaactAACAGGTGACAGACGAGATCGCAAAAATACACCTAGACTATAAGAATCTGAAATTAGATTTAACTTGGTTAACGAAACAAAGTCCAAGTTGAGCAAACTGACATCTTATAtagttatatttaataaataacatttttgagAAGAATATTTTGGAAAAACAGTAATTATAAACATTAGTAATAGAATTTAAGGTCAATGAAATGAAGCACTAATACAAGAAGATGATATGGTTCCCTTTCCATTTATATGATTTTAGAACTTGTATATTGAACAGTCAAACACAACTGTCATAAACTTTTTTTTCAGAGTATTAGATGAATCACTTACTCTCTAAATTATTTTCCTTTGTTCCTTTGTTTACTTGCATTACATCACTTTGAACAGAATCCAAGATCATTGCAAACCTGCTCAATGAAGTTTCCATTATCCCGATTCTGTGTTCAAGTCCTTCACTTAACTGATCTGAAAGAGCAAATAATAGATTCAGCTTTTTC harbors:
- the LOC112744105 gene encoding putative recombination initiation defects 3; this encodes MLKFLNRIFNSFSFSVCFSFCSVRSNIHDLNEQRDLHLNQKEKPFGSLNGEEEMKINKACDLSSISVLPQHARRPNTVASGLQSSQPRSQPSQQSFCTGLSSQPAMFSQFSQSQTSVDEAVINGQRGCSQEHHKSVRRNSCFPRLTYSREESQQPNLISSSNFRPKWNSADPKNQLSEGLEHRIGIMETSLSRFAMILDSVQSDVMQVNKGTKENNLEMECIRQKLIVHDNSLQLMIKGQEEIKASIDGNLKLLSEQLCKFTSQEKLQEVSLIVSTLPQIIETSFKSLQQEIHAKFTEEMQEISCNLKRFNQRDLAQSTLSTKSISNQVTKREWPQPPNIEAKNTLHGTVASKEEMEIWKQVKRARVTFSDKCLDEQKQKEPYTEKYVRGGKESVIVIDSSSEETAGSCSCFEENIDLYGSFTKEETEEAQRIIQRARKRKRRYSKPVVNR